The following are from one region of the Qipengyuania flava genome:
- a CDS encoding acyl-CoA synthetase, with amino-acid sequence MHPITHAQTRPDHPAIIMAGSGETMTYGELDAYANRFAQLVRARGLGQGDHVAILMENNRHYLPLVWGAQRCGIMMVPISTRLTAPEICYILQDSDAKLLLTSTYFAGEVLDGIRSECPDLPQLIVGGEGEEDFEAALDAQPAEAIADQQPGQYMLYSSGTTGRPKGVRPAPPTDPDVQQATPLTGLAVMGAGWPTDGSMVYLSPAPLYHAAPLAWCTTVHRLGGTVIVIEKFDPEQALAAIEKYGVTDSQWVPTHFVRMLKLDPAVRTKYDLSTHQRAIHAAAPCPVPIKREMIEWWGPIIIEYYAGSEGIGMTMIKSEDWLEHPGSVGKAIYGKIHVCDEEGKELPAGTDGLLFFENDLIPTYHNDPEKTADAMHPKGWMTLGDIGHLDEDGYLFLTDRKSHMIISGGVNIYPQEIENLLVTHDKVMDAAVIGAPCPDFGEKVVAVVQPMDMGEAGEALEAELRDFLAPSLAKIKMPKLFDFRPDLPREANGKLYKRELRDEYERMAKETA; translated from the coding sequence ATGCACCCCATCACCCACGCGCAGACGCGCCCCGACCATCCCGCGATCATCATGGCCGGCAGCGGCGAGACGATGACCTATGGCGAGCTGGACGCCTATGCGAACCGCTTTGCACAGCTGGTGCGTGCACGGGGTCTCGGCCAGGGCGATCACGTCGCGATCCTGATGGAGAACAACCGGCACTATCTGCCGCTCGTATGGGGCGCGCAGCGTTGCGGTATCATGATGGTGCCGATCTCGACCCGGCTGACCGCACCTGAGATCTGCTACATCCTCCAGGACAGCGATGCGAAGCTGCTCCTTACCTCGACCTATTTTGCCGGCGAGGTGCTCGACGGCATCCGCAGCGAATGCCCGGACCTCCCGCAGCTGATCGTCGGTGGCGAGGGCGAGGAGGATTTCGAAGCAGCGCTGGATGCGCAGCCGGCGGAGGCCATCGCCGACCAGCAGCCCGGCCAGTACATGCTCTACTCCTCCGGCACGACCGGCCGCCCCAAGGGCGTGCGCCCCGCGCCGCCGACCGATCCCGACGTGCAGCAGGCTACGCCGCTCACCGGCCTTGCCGTGATGGGCGCCGGCTGGCCGACCGACGGCAGCATGGTCTATCTCTCGCCCGCGCCGCTCTACCACGCCGCGCCGCTGGCCTGGTGCACCACCGTCCACCGGCTGGGCGGAACCGTGATCGTGATCGAAAAGTTCGATCCGGAACAGGCGCTGGCCGCTATCGAGAAGTACGGCGTGACCGACAGCCAGTGGGTGCCGACACACTTCGTGCGCATGCTCAAGCTCGACCCCGCCGTGCGCACGAAATACGACCTTTCGACCCACCAGCGCGCGATCCACGCCGCCGCGCCCTGCCCGGTGCCGATCAAGCGCGAGATGATCGAATGGTGGGGGCCGATCATCATCGAATATTACGCCGGGTCCGAAGGTATCGGCATGACGATGATCAAGAGCGAGGACTGGCTCGAGCACCCCGGCTCCGTCGGCAAGGCGATCTATGGCAAGATCCACGTCTGCGACGAGGAGGGCAAGGAACTGCCCGCCGGGACCGATGGCCTGCTGTTCTTCGAAAACGACCTCATACCGACCTATCACAACGATCCGGAAAAGACCGCCGATGCGATGCATCCCAAGGGCTGGATGACCCTGGGCGATATCGGCCACCTGGATGAGGACGGCTATCTCTTCCTCACCGACCGCAAGAGCCACATGATCATCTCTGGCGGGGTGAACATCTACCCGCAGGAGATCGAGAACCTTCTCGTCACGCATGACAAGGTGATGGACGCCGCCGTGATCGGCGCGCCGTGTCCCGATTTCGGCGAGAAGGTCGTGGCGGTCGTGCAACCGATGGACATGGGCGAGGCGGGCGAGGCGCTCGAGGCCGAGCTGCGCGATTTCCTCGCGCCGAGCCTTGCCAAGATCAAGATGCCAAAGCTGTTCGACTTCCGACCCGATCTGCCGCGTGAGGCCAATGGCAAGCTCTACAAGCGCGAGCTGCGCGACGAGTATGAGCGCATGGCGAAGGAGACCGCGTGA
- a CDS encoding cytochrome P450, producing MATQDKPRLDPATARAVIDPESYAQWDGILDTFDRLREEKPVAWVEPEDDLVHPPFWLVTRYDDVMRMSKDNATFLNNPHTVVFSLTEGIEFAKAMTGGSEHMVASLVTFDGPIHMKYRKLTQEWFMPKNLRTVEDEIRGIASAAVDRLLEAGEEVDFVKTVSAPYPLHVVMQIMGVPEEDEPRMLMLTQQLFGGSDEDLNQSGIKDLPPEAITQLVAGAVADFEAYFAKLTAERRANPTGDVASTIANAVIDGEPLNDRDMMGYYIILAAAGHDTTSASTAGAMLALAQDPEQWAKVKADRSLLPGIVEEAIRWTTPVQHFMRTAAEDTEVGGQPIAKGDWLMMNYVAANHDPAHFDDPRRFDAARSPNRHLAFGAGAHQCLGLHLARLEMRILFETLLDRIDSVELAGEPARSKSTFVGGLKALPLRVKPA from the coding sequence ATGGCGACGCAGGACAAGCCGCGCCTTGATCCGGCCACCGCCCGCGCCGTGATCGACCCGGAAAGCTACGCCCAGTGGGACGGCATCCTAGATACCTTCGACCGGCTGCGCGAAGAGAAACCCGTGGCCTGGGTCGAGCCGGAGGACGATCTCGTCCACCCGCCCTTCTGGCTGGTCACGCGCTATGACGATGTCATGCGCATGTCGAAGGACAACGCGACCTTCCTCAACAACCCGCACACGGTCGTCTTCAGCCTGACCGAGGGGATCGAATTCGCCAAGGCGATGACCGGCGGCAGCGAGCACATGGTCGCCAGCCTCGTCACCTTCGACGGGCCGATCCACATGAAATACCGCAAGCTGACGCAGGAATGGTTCATGCCCAAGAACCTGCGCACGGTCGAGGACGAGATTCGCGGCATCGCCAGTGCGGCAGTCGACCGCCTGCTCGAAGCGGGCGAGGAGGTCGATTTCGTCAAGACCGTCAGCGCGCCCTATCCGCTGCATGTGGTGATGCAGATCATGGGCGTGCCCGAGGAAGACGAGCCGCGCATGCTGATGCTTACCCAGCAGCTGTTCGGCGGCTCGGATGAAGACCTCAACCAGTCGGGCATCAAGGACTTGCCGCCCGAGGCGATCACCCAGCTCGTGGCGGGCGCAGTCGCCGATTTCGAGGCCTATTTCGCCAAGCTCACCGCCGAGCGCCGCGCGAACCCGACCGGCGATGTTGCCAGCACCATTGCCAATGCGGTGATCGACGGCGAGCCTTTGAACGACCGCGACATGATGGGCTATTACATCATCCTCGCCGCCGCCGGGCACGACACGACCAGCGCCAGCACGGCCGGCGCCATGCTCGCGCTGGCGCAAGACCCGGAGCAATGGGCCAAGGTCAAGGCGGACCGCTCGCTCCTGCCGGGCATCGTGGAAGAGGCGATCCGCTGGACGACGCCGGTGCAGCACTTCATGCGCACTGCGGCGGAAGACACCGAGGTCGGCGGGCAGCCGATTGCCAAGGGCGACTGGCTGATGATGAACTATGTCGCGGCTAACCACGATCCGGCGCATTTCGACGATCCGCGCCGGTTCGACGCGGCGCGCAGCCCCAACCGCCATCTCGCCTTCGGGGCAGGTGCCCACCAGTGCCTCGGCCTCCACCTTGCCCGGCTGGAAATGCGCATCCTGTTCGAAACGCTGCTCGACCGGATCGACAGCGTCGAGCTGGCGGGGGAGCCGGCACGCTCCAAATCGACCTTCGTCGGCGGCCTGAAAGCGCTCCCCCTGCGGGTGAAACCGGCCTGA
- a CDS encoding OB-fold-containig protein has product MTIFEPHNMPFAAALLVMVLLAIVQAIGLADALGGDADVDLDADGKDGLAAGPLDGLFSLLGIGRVPYTIWLAVYLLLFAAIGVSGQALAESLTGGPLHALLASVLAGGAALPVTGALVRPLGAILPQDETTAVSTASLVGRRATITDGVARAASPARARVRDAHGHAHYVMVEPHEASAELHAGDDVLLVRREGDLFYATALAERRLSPTE; this is encoded by the coding sequence ATGACCATTTTCGAACCGCACAACATGCCCTTCGCAGCTGCGCTGCTGGTCATGGTGCTGCTGGCCATCGTGCAGGCCATCGGCCTTGCCGATGCGCTGGGCGGGGATGCGGATGTCGATCTCGACGCCGATGGCAAGGATGGCCTTGCCGCGGGTCCGCTCGACGGGCTGTTCTCCCTGCTCGGCATCGGCCGCGTCCCGTACACCATCTGGCTGGCGGTCTACCTGCTGCTTTTCGCCGCGATCGGCGTGAGCGGGCAGGCTCTTGCCGAAAGCCTGACCGGTGGCCCGCTGCACGCCCTCCTGGCAAGCGTCCTGGCCGGCGGCGCGGCGCTGCCGGTTACCGGCGCGCTGGTGCGCCCGCTCGGTGCGATCCTGCCGCAAGACGAGACCACGGCGGTCTCCACGGCAAGCCTTGTCGGCCGCCGCGCCACGATTACCGACGGGGTGGCACGCGCCGCCTCGCCCGCGCGGGCCCGGGTGCGCGATGCGCATGGGCACGCCCATTACGTGATGGTCGAACCGCATGAGGCCTCGGCCGAGCTCCACGCAGGCGACGATGTCCTGCTCGTACGCCGCGAAGGCGACCTTTTTTACGCGACAGCGCTGGCTGAACGCCGCCTGTCCCCCACCGAATAA
- a CDS encoding flotillin family protein yields MENLPDIVIWGGGGFALFLIIAFTLTRLYRRASKEIAFVRTGVGGEKVVMNGGALVLPVFHETMPVNMNTLVLSVVRRDGEALITLDRLRIDVKAEFYVRVKPDGEAIAMAAQTLGQRTMQPEMLKDLVEGKFVDALRSVAAGMTMNELHEQRADFVQKVQQVSSNDLAMNGLELESVSLTGLDQTSIEHFNANNAFDAEGLTKLTEQIEARKKLRNDIEQDTRVQMETKNLEADARSFEISRDKEYARLAQEREVEVRRAAQSSEIAREQAERTREADAARIEAKKQVDAQQIEADRLVEEARIDQQRALEIARQEQQIAVQNKSREESQAKAEADEARAKAVAAEEQVSTSRETEIAERMKRIELIEASKQAERDAIGVKVEAQAEKEAASNRAEALRLEAQGEAEAEKLRAEAARVRFEVEAAGQQAINEAANILSSDQISLQTKMALLKVLPEVIRESAKPMEAIDSIKIVQVDGLTQGGGSAGAPASAGGSGNLASDAVSAALAYRAQAPVLDGLMKELGLDGSSLDSLVKGPAAAETAPRLAEVLEDIAEQVEEAEAEATAPTGKGEAKTDDAPAA; encoded by the coding sequence ATGGAAAACCTACCCGACATTGTCATCTGGGGTGGCGGCGGATTCGCCCTCTTCCTCATCATCGCCTTCACGCTGACGCGCCTCTATCGCCGCGCCTCGAAGGAAATCGCCTTCGTGCGGACCGGGGTCGGCGGCGAGAAGGTCGTCATGAACGGCGGTGCGCTGGTCCTGCCGGTGTTCCACGAAACCATGCCGGTCAACATGAACACGCTGGTGCTCAGCGTCGTGCGCCGTGACGGGGAAGCGCTCATCACGCTCGACCGCCTGCGGATCGACGTGAAGGCGGAATTCTACGTCCGCGTGAAGCCCGACGGCGAAGCCATCGCCATGGCCGCGCAGACGCTCGGCCAGCGCACGATGCAGCCGGAAATGCTCAAGGACCTCGTCGAAGGCAAGTTCGTCGACGCGCTGCGCTCGGTCGCGGCCGGCATGACGATGAACGAGCTACACGAGCAGCGTGCCGACTTCGTCCAGAAGGTGCAGCAGGTCTCGTCCAACGACCTCGCCATGAACGGCCTGGAGCTGGAATCGGTCTCGCTGACCGGTCTCGACCAGACCAGCATCGAGCACTTCAACGCCAACAACGCCTTCGACGCCGAAGGTCTCACCAAGCTGACCGAGCAGATCGAGGCGCGCAAGAAACTGCGCAACGACATCGAGCAGGACACGCGCGTGCAGATGGAGACGAAGAACCTCGAGGCCGATGCTCGCAGTTTCGAAATCTCGCGCGACAAGGAATACGCGCGCCTCGCCCAGGAACGCGAGGTCGAAGTGCGGCGTGCCGCGCAGAGCTCGGAAATCGCCCGCGAACAGGCGGAGCGGACCCGCGAGGCGGATGCCGCCCGGATCGAGGCGAAGAAGCAGGTCGATGCTCAGCAGATCGAAGCCGACCGTCTCGTCGAAGAGGCTCGGATCGACCAGCAGCGTGCGCTCGAGATCGCCCGTCAGGAGCAGCAGATCGCGGTCCAGAACAAGAGCCGCGAGGAAAGCCAGGCCAAGGCGGAAGCCGACGAGGCCCGCGCCAAGGCCGTTGCTGCCGAAGAGCAGGTCTCGACCAGCCGCGAGACCGAGATTGCCGAGCGTATGAAGCGCATCGAGCTGATCGAGGCTTCGAAGCAGGCAGAGCGCGACGCGATCGGCGTGAAGGTCGAAGCCCAGGCCGAAAAGGAAGCGGCCTCCAACCGCGCCGAGGCCCTGCGTTTGGAAGCCCAGGGTGAGGCCGAGGCCGAGAAGCTGCGGGCCGAAGCTGCCCGTGTCCGCTTCGAGGTCGAGGCTGCCGGTCAGCAGGCGATCAACGAGGCAGCGAACATCCTGTCGTCGGACCAGATCAGCCTGCAGACCAAGATGGCGCTCCTGAAGGTCCTGCCCGAGGTCATCCGCGAAAGCGCGAAGCCCATGGAAGCGATCGATTCGATCAAGATCGTCCAGGTCGACGGGCTTACGCAGGGCGGCGGCAGCGCGGGCGCACCGGCCTCTGCCGGCGGCTCGGGCAACCTCGCCAGCGATGCCGTCAGCGCCGCGCTTGCCTACCGCGCGCAGGCTCCGGTGCTCGACGGGCTGATGAAAGAGCTGGGCCTCGACGGCTCCTCGCTCGACAGCCTCGTCAAAGGTCCGGCTGCGGCCGAAACCGCGCCGCGGCTTGCCGAAGTGCTCGAGGATATTGCCGAGCAGGTCGAGGAAGCCGAAGCCGAAGCTACTGCCCCCACGGGCAAAGGCGAGGCAAAGACGGACGATGCGCCGGCGGCCTGA
- the galU gene encoding UTP--glucose-1-phosphate uridylyltransferase GalU, producing the protein MTQHKPIKKAVFPVAGLGTRFLPATKAIPKELLPVVDRPLIQYAVDEAREAGIEQIIFVTGRGKTAIVEHFDVAFELETTMGERGKDLGVLEPTRATPGDIITVRQQVPMGLGHAIWCARAIVGDEPFAILLPDELMIEAKGGGTGCMKQMVEAYNEVGGNLISVLEVPEEEVSSYGVIAPGETKSDTLTEVTGLVEKPPVAEAPSNKIISGRYILQPEVMRVLEDQEKGAGGEIQLTDAMAKMIGNQAFHAVTFAGRRFDCGSKTGFVEATLALALEREDMGEEVRAIAQRLLSE; encoded by the coding sequence ATGACCCAACATAAACCCATCAAGAAGGCCGTGTTTCCCGTAGCCGGCCTCGGCACCCGTTTTCTTCCTGCGACCAAGGCTATTCCGAAGGAATTGCTGCCCGTCGTCGACCGCCCGCTGATCCAGTACGCGGTGGACGAGGCGCGCGAAGCGGGGATCGAACAGATCATCTTCGTCACCGGCCGCGGCAAGACCGCGATCGTCGAACATTTCGACGTCGCGTTCGAGCTTGAGACCACGATGGGGGAGCGGGGCAAGGACCTGGGCGTGCTCGAACCCACCCGCGCCACGCCGGGCGACATCATCACCGTGCGCCAGCAGGTCCCGATGGGCCTCGGCCACGCGATCTGGTGCGCGCGCGCGATCGTCGGCGACGAACCCTTCGCCATCCTCCTGCCCGACGAGCTGATGATCGAGGCGAAGGGCGGCGGCACCGGCTGCATGAAGCAGATGGTCGAAGCCTATAACGAGGTCGGCGGCAACCTGATCTCGGTGCTCGAAGTGCCGGAAGAGGAAGTGTCGAGCTACGGCGTGATTGCGCCGGGCGAGACCAAGAGCGACACGCTCACCGAGGTAACCGGCCTGGTTGAGAAGCCGCCGGTGGCCGAAGCCCCGTCGAACAAGATCATTTCCGGCCGCTACATCCTGCAGCCCGAAGTCATGCGCGTGCTGGAAGACCAGGAAAAGGGCGCTGGCGGCGAGATCCAGCTGACCGACGCCATGGCCAAGATGATCGGCAACCAGGCCTTCCACGCGGTCACCTTTGCCGGCCGCCGTTTCGACTGCGGCAGCAAGACCGGCTTCGTGGAAGCCACGCTCGCCCTCGCGCTCGAACGCGAGGACATGGGCGAGGAAGTCCGCGCGATCGCCCAGCGCCTGCTGAGCGAATAG
- the murA gene encoding UDP-N-acetylglucosamine 1-carboxyvinyltransferase — MDKLIIRGGNRLSGTIPISGAKNAALTLIPCALLTEEAVTLRNLPRLADIDGFQHLMTQFGVSHTIPGKRPEEFGRNVTLEAMRITSSVAPYDLVRKMRASILVLGPLLARTGEATVSLPGGCAIGNRPIDLHLKALEAFGAHIELAQGYVKATAPDGGLPGGEFDFPVVSVGATENAVMTATLCNGTSVLRNAAREPEIVDLCNLLVAMGAEIEGIGSSELIIHGVPKLHGATYRVMPDRIEAGSYACAAAITGGEVRLEGAEAGDMGSTLHALRNIGVTIETDKKGITVAADGPLKAHNLTTAPFPGLATDMQAQLMSLLTRAEGTSVLKETIFENRFMHVPELARMGADIETTGRTAVVRGPVELTGAEVMATDLRASMSLVIAGLAAKGETTVRRLYHLDRGYERLEEKLQLVGADIERVGDD, encoded by the coding sequence ATGGACAAATTGATCATTCGCGGCGGCAACCGCCTTTCGGGCACGATTCCCATCTCCGGGGCCAAGAACGCCGCCCTCACGCTCATCCCCTGCGCGCTGCTGACCGAAGAGGCGGTGACGCTGCGCAACCTGCCGCGGCTTGCCGATATCGACGGGTTCCAGCACCTGATGACGCAGTTCGGGGTGAGTCACACGATTCCCGGCAAGCGCCCGGAGGAATTCGGCCGCAACGTCACGCTCGAAGCCATGCGTATCACCAGCTCGGTCGCGCCCTACGATCTGGTGCGCAAGATGCGCGCTTCCATCCTCGTGCTCGGCCCCCTGCTCGCGCGCACGGGCGAGGCCACCGTATCGCTTCCGGGCGGCTGCGCGATCGGCAACCGTCCGATCGACCTGCATCTGAAGGCGCTCGAAGCCTTCGGCGCGCATATCGAGCTGGCGCAGGGTTATGTGAAAGCCACTGCGCCTGACGGCGGCCTGCCGGGCGGGGAATTCGACTTTCCTGTCGTTTCGGTTGGCGCGACGGAAAACGCGGTCATGACCGCAACGCTGTGCAACGGCACCAGCGTGCTGCGCAACGCCGCGCGCGAGCCCGAAATCGTTGACCTGTGCAACCTCCTTGTCGCCATGGGCGCCGAGATCGAGGGCATCGGTTCGTCCGAACTCATCATCCATGGCGTGCCCAAGCTGCACGGGGCGACCTACCGTGTCATGCCCGACCGTATCGAGGCCGGCTCTTACGCATGTGCGGCCGCCATCACCGGCGGCGAAGTGCGCCTCGAAGGCGCGGAAGCGGGGGACATGGGTTCCACCCTGCACGCGCTGCGCAACATTGGCGTGACGATCGAGACCGACAAGAAAGGCATTACGGTTGCCGCTGACGGTCCGCTGAAGGCCCACAACCTCACCACCGCGCCCTTCCCCGGCCTTGCCACCGACATGCAAGCCCAGCTGATGAGCCTGCTGACCCGCGCGGAAGGCACCAGCGTGCTCAAGGAGACGATCTTCGAGAACCGCTTCATGCACGTGCCGGAACTGGCGCGCATGGGCGCCGATATCGAAACCACGGGGCGCACTGCGGTCGTGCGCGGCCCGGTCGAGCTGACCGGCGCCGAAGTCATGGCCACGGACCTGCGCGCTTCGATGAGCCTGGTGATCGCGGGCCTCGCGGCGAAGGGCGAGACGACCGTGCGGCGCCTCTACCACCTCGACCGCGGGTATGAGCGGCTTGAGGAGAAGCTCCAGCTGGTCGGCGCAGACATAGAACGGGTCGGCGACGACTAG
- a CDS encoding ribbon-helix-helix domain-containing protein, with protein MEMPPYHPPKKYSVRIDGHRTSVSLEPLFWEMLCTAAAVRGQSINSLVAEIDAERIRAETPPGLAGAIRIWLVAQETAKREEPKRRSPLDGPPPR; from the coding sequence ATGGAAATGCCCCCCTACCACCCCCCCAAGAAGTATTCCGTCCGAATCGACGGCCACCGTACCTCCGTCAGCCTCGAACCCCTCTTCTGGGAAATGCTCTGCACCGCGGCCGCCGTGCGCGGGCAGTCGATCAACTCTCTCGTCGCGGAAATCGACGCGGAGCGCATCCGTGCCGAGACCCCGCCGGGCCTTGCCGGTGCCATCCGTATCTGGCTGGTCGCGCAGGAAACGGCCAAGCGCGAGGAGCCCAAGCGCCGCTCGCCCCTCGACGGACCGCCACCGCGCTGA
- a CDS encoding helix-turn-helix domain-containing protein: MADGYEALTEKEKATLRLMVRGHDAKSMAAELSLSVHTINERLRAARRKLGVTSSREAARLVFEREAGTPEKSVSKGLGEAARADPSEEGAATAGNPARRWIAGASLMLTVLAAGLIFTSHYAGTGAAGPATEFQTADEATEAAARAWLELVDAADWQASYDATGSAFRDLNTVEGWASASQQVRTPLGALVSRELTGEHYLNAPPHGYREVTFTSRFANQPSATERVTLAREGGEWKVVGFLIE, encoded by the coding sequence ATGGCGGACGGCTACGAAGCGCTAACCGAGAAGGAAAAGGCGACCTTGCGCCTGATGGTGCGCGGCCACGATGCCAAGTCGATGGCGGCGGAACTGTCGCTCTCCGTCCATACGATCAACGAGCGTTTGCGCGCGGCCCGGCGCAAGCTGGGTGTCACCAGCAGCCGCGAAGCAGCGCGGCTGGTGTTCGAGCGCGAAGCCGGAACACCCGAAAAGTCTGTATCCAAAGGATTGGGGGAAGCCGCCAGGGCCGACCCCAGCGAGGAAGGCGCTGCAACGGCCGGCAATCCCGCCCGCCGCTGGATTGCAGGAGCTTCTCTCATGCTGACCGTACTGGCCGCAGGCCTCATCTTCACATCGCACTATGCAGGGACCGGCGCCGCTGGCCCGGCAACCGAATTCCAGACCGCCGACGAGGCGACCGAGGCCGCGGCGCGCGCATGGCTCGAACTGGTCGATGCTGCCGACTGGCAGGCAAGCTACGATGCCACAGGCTCCGCCTTTCGCGACCTCAACACCGTCGAAGGCTGGGCCAGCGCCTCGCAGCAGGTCCGCACGCCGCTGGGAGCGCTTGTTTCACGCGAGCTGACCGGCGAGCATTACCTAAACGCCCCGCCGCACGGCTACCGCGAGGTGACCTTCACCAGCCGCTTTGCCAACCAGCCCAGCGCGACGGAACGTGTCACGCTGGCCCGCGAGGGCGGCGAATGGAAGGTCGTCGGCTTCCTGATCGAGTGA
- the phbB gene encoding acetoacetyl-CoA reductase, whose product MSRVAIVTGGTRGIGRAICERLRDERGFTVVATYAGNDAAAKAFTEETGIATVKFDVGDFEAVQEACKAVAEEHGPIDCVVNNAGITRDGTLLKMSYEDWDAVMRTNLGGCFNMAKATFAGMKERGWGRIVNIGSINGQAGQYGQVNYAAAKSGIHGFTKALAQEGARFGITVNAIAPGYIDTDMVAAVPEPVLEKIVAKIPVGRLGKASEIARGVSFLCSEHAEFVTGSTMSINGGQHMY is encoded by the coding sequence ATGTCACGTGTTGCCATCGTTACCGGAGGAACTCGCGGGATCGGCCGCGCCATCTGCGAACGCCTGCGCGACGAGCGCGGCTTCACCGTGGTTGCCACCTATGCCGGCAACGACGCAGCCGCCAAGGCCTTCACCGAGGAAACCGGCATCGCCACCGTCAAGTTCGACGTCGGCGACTTCGAAGCGGTACAGGAAGCCTGCAAGGCGGTCGCCGAAGAGCACGGCCCGATCGATTGCGTGGTCAACAACGCCGGCATCACGCGCGACGGCACGCTCCTGAAAATGAGCTACGAGGACTGGGATGCGGTGATGCGCACCAACCTTGGGGGCTGCTTCAACATGGCCAAGGCGACCTTCGCGGGCATGAAGGAACGCGGCTGGGGCCGCATCGTCAACATCGGCTCGATCAACGGGCAGGCCGGCCAGTACGGCCAGGTCAATTACGCCGCTGCCAAGAGCGGGATCCACGGATTTACCAAGGCGCTCGCCCAGGAAGGCGCGCGCTTCGGCATCACCGTGAACGCGATCGCCCCGGGCTATATCGACACCGACATGGTGGCCGCCGTGCCCGAGCCGGTGCTCGAGAAGATCGTCGCGAAGATCCCGGTCGGGCGCCTCGGCAAGGCCAGCGAGATCGCCCGCGGGGTCAGCTTCCTGTGCTCCGAACACGCCGAATTCGTCACCGGCTCGACCATGAGCATCAACGGCGGCCAGCACATGTACTAA
- a CDS encoding DUF3576 domain-containing protein, translating to MSAFANLRRPATLAVAIAATASLAACGGRERPQADLAAAQITTIGVNSYLWRAALDAVSFAPLLQADSNGGVIVTDWYANPSNPGERVKVTVTILDSDLRADALRVAASRQVSQGGTWVDAPMQAATVQRLEDIILTKARELRRQAVS from the coding sequence ATGAGCGCTTTCGCAAACCTTCGCCGCCCCGCAACCCTCGCCGTTGCGATTGCAGCCACGGCCAGCCTTGCGGCATGCGGTGGGCGGGAGCGTCCGCAGGCGGACCTGGCAGCGGCCCAGATCACCACGATCGGCGTCAACTCCTACCTGTGGCGCGCCGCGCTCGACGCGGTCAGCTTTGCCCCGCTGCTCCAGGCCGACAGCAACGGCGGCGTGATTGTCACCGACTGGTACGCCAACCCGAGCAATCCGGGCGAACGGGTGAAGGTCACGGTGACCATCCTCGATTCGGACCTGCGCGCCGATGCCCTGCGCGTCGCCGCCAGCCGCCAGGTCAGCCAGGGCGGAACCTGGGTCGATGCGCCGATGCAGGCCGCCACGGTCCAGCGCCTCGAGGACATCATCCTCACCAAGGCCCGCGAACTGCGCCGCCAGGCCGTCAGCTAA